A region from the Clavibacter sp. A6099 genome encodes:
- a CDS encoding M56 family metallopeptidase: protein MMIGYPEVVLALWGPLVVRSAWAVWRRTGAMRAAPRSRAHVATAVAVAPLLAFLVPFDPSTPLRDLVPWRMPLAYGISDAPPSDALHSLAGFLLMLLTVVPLASIVASFAIGAVEVLVSERRLARAVVARRGDVRVLSERHATGPCVSGLLFPRIHASRSVLDGPDADVVLAHESSHRRHRHPLLRFVTVCAVRAWWWIPGGRSIREDVVAATEEWADADARRRVGDHRVACALLAAVRAGSSPAGRGPVGVAGMVGAAGVLERRITALATPVRHEPVIDRLVAAGGIVIALLVFVVVF from the coding sequence GTGATGATCGGCTATCCGGAGGTGGTCCTCGCCCTGTGGGGGCCGCTCGTCGTGCGGTCGGCCTGGGCCGTCTGGCGCAGGACGGGGGCGATGCGGGCCGCGCCGAGGAGTCGTGCGCATGTCGCGACCGCGGTCGCGGTGGCGCCCCTGCTGGCCTTCCTCGTCCCCTTCGACCCGAGCACGCCCCTCCGCGACCTGGTCCCGTGGCGCATGCCCCTGGCCTACGGGATCTCCGACGCTCCGCCGTCCGACGCGCTGCATTCGCTCGCCGGGTTCCTCCTGATGCTGCTCACCGTGGTGCCCCTCGCATCCATCGTCGCGTCCTTCGCCATCGGGGCGGTGGAGGTGCTGGTCTCCGAGCGGCGACTCGCTCGTGCGGTGGTGGCGCGTCGCGGTGACGTACGCGTCCTGTCCGAGCGGCATGCGACCGGGCCGTGCGTCTCCGGCCTCCTGTTCCCGCGCATCCATGCGAGCCGATCCGTCCTCGACGGGCCCGACGCGGACGTCGTGCTCGCCCACGAGTCATCTCATCGGCGTCATCGTCATCCCCTCCTGAGGTTCGTGACCGTCTGCGCCGTCCGTGCCTGGTGGTGGATCCCCGGCGGGCGCTCGATCCGGGAGGACGTCGTCGCCGCCACCGAGGAATGGGCGGACGCCGACGCGCGACGCCGCGTCGGCGATCATCGCGTGGCCTGCGCGCTACTGGCGGCGGTTCGTGCGGGCAGCTCGCCGGCAGGTCGTGGTCCGGTCGGCGTGGCCGGGATGGTGGGGGCCGCCGGGGTGCTCGAGCGGCGCATCACGGCGCTCGCGACTCCTGTCCGCCACGAGCCGGTGATCGATCGGCTCGTGGCGGCCGGCGGCATCGTCATCGCCCTGCTGGTGTTCGTCGTCGTGTTCTGA
- a CDS encoding ABC transporter ATP-binding protein, producing MIHLDDVTLTFPDGDSRVTAVDHVTLTAPAGVVTGITGPSGSGKSSILAVAATLIRPDSGRVLIGDVDAATLSKKEATALRRDGIGIVFQQSNLVPSLTAREQLLVMAELGGGRRDRTAVRRRADALLDAVGLAAHAGKRPAQLSGGQRQRVAIARALVNDPSVLLVDEPTSALDQERGAEIMDLIAQLSHQRGTATLLVTHDLVHRAALDRLVTVVDGRIAGVEEAGLDHDGASLSAEPPVGAPR from the coding sequence ATGATCCACCTCGACGACGTCACCCTCACCTTCCCCGACGGGGACTCCCGCGTCACCGCGGTCGACCACGTCACGCTCACGGCGCCCGCGGGCGTCGTCACCGGGATCACCGGGCCGTCGGGCTCCGGCAAGTCGTCGATCCTCGCGGTCGCCGCCACCCTCATCCGGCCCGACTCCGGCCGCGTGCTCATCGGCGACGTCGACGCCGCGACCCTCAGCAAGAAGGAGGCGACCGCGCTGCGGCGGGACGGCATCGGGATCGTGTTCCAGCAGTCGAACCTCGTGCCGTCGCTCACCGCGCGGGAGCAGCTGCTCGTGATGGCGGAGCTCGGCGGCGGGCGTCGGGATCGGACCGCCGTCCGTCGCCGGGCCGACGCCCTGCTGGACGCGGTGGGCCTCGCCGCCCACGCCGGCAAGCGGCCCGCCCAGCTCTCCGGCGGGCAGCGGCAGCGCGTCGCCATCGCCCGCGCGCTCGTGAACGACCCGTCCGTGCTCCTCGTCGACGAGCCCACGAGCGCGCTCGACCAGGAGCGCGGCGCCGAGATCATGGACCTCATCGCGCAGCTCAGCCACCAGCGCGGCACGGCGACCCTGCTCGTCACCCACGACCTGGTGCACCGCGCCGCGCTCGACCGGCTCGTGACGGTGGTGGACGGGCGGATCGCGGGTGTCGAGGAGGCCGGTCTCGATCACGACGGGGCGTCCCTCTCAGCCGAACCGCCGGTGGGTGCGCCTCGATGA
- a CDS encoding BlaI/MecI/CopY family transcriptional regulator, with the protein MTSTGARGLAASFGPLEYEILEALWRIGDSSVGGCVEELPGRQAYSTVKTVMERMVDKGHLARVKDGRAFRYSTTATREEMTRLAATRSSRDLLAGFGSVAVSSFVDQIDPASPEFDELVARLQAVVDRSGGSDRS; encoded by the coding sequence ATGACGTCGACCGGAGCCCGCGGTCTCGCCGCGAGCTTCGGCCCTCTCGAGTACGAGATCCTCGAGGCTCTCTGGAGGATCGGCGACTCCTCCGTGGGGGGCTGCGTCGAGGAGCTCCCGGGTCGACAGGCCTACTCCACGGTGAAGACCGTGATGGAGCGCATGGTGGACAAGGGCCATCTCGCGCGGGTCAAGGACGGACGGGCGTTCCGCTACTCGACGACAGCCACTCGCGAGGAGATGACGCGCCTGGCCGCGACGAGGTCGAGCAGGGACCTGCTCGCCGGCTTCGGGAGCGTGGCGGTGAGCAGCTTCGTCGATCAGATCGATCCCGCATCACCCGAGTTCGACGAGCTCGTGGCGCGGTTGCAGGCGGTCGTCGACCGCTCCGGTGGATCGGATCGCTCGTGA
- a CDS encoding response regulator: MIRIVIADDHPVVRAGLHAVLDAAADIDVIGEAATPAEAVALAASQDPDLVLMDLQFGQERTGADATRQIRAAEAAPYVLILTNYDSDGDILSAVEAGASGYLLKDAPPAELLAAVRAAAAGESALAPAVASRLLARMRAPRVSLSSREIEVLRLVADGASNTDVAARLHITDATVKSHLVHVFSKLGVSSRTGAVAAAREMGVLR, translated from the coding sequence GTGATCCGCATCGTCATCGCCGACGACCACCCCGTGGTCCGCGCGGGCCTCCACGCCGTCCTCGACGCCGCGGCCGACATCGACGTGATCGGGGAGGCGGCCACGCCCGCCGAGGCCGTCGCGCTCGCGGCGTCCCAGGATCCCGACCTCGTGCTGATGGACCTCCAGTTCGGCCAGGAGCGCACCGGCGCCGACGCGACGCGACAGATCCGGGCGGCGGAGGCCGCGCCCTACGTGCTGATCCTCACCAACTACGACAGCGACGGCGACATCCTCAGCGCCGTCGAGGCGGGCGCCAGCGGCTACCTCCTCAAGGACGCGCCGCCCGCGGAGCTGCTCGCGGCGGTGCGCGCGGCCGCCGCCGGCGAGAGCGCGCTGGCGCCCGCGGTGGCGAGCCGCCTCCTCGCCCGGATGCGCGCCCCGCGCGTGAGCCTGTCGTCGCGCGAGATCGAGGTGCTGCGGCTGGTCGCCGACGGCGCCTCCAACACCGACGTCGCCGCGCGCCTGCACATCACCGACGCCACCGTGAAGTCGCACCTCGTGCACGTCTTCTCGAAGCTCGGCGTGAGCTCGCGCACGGGCGCGGTGGCGGCGGCGCGGGAGATGGGCGTGCTGCGCTGA
- a CDS encoding ABC transporter ATP-binding protein, producing MIRAEGVRVVAGGRVLLDDVSFEAPTGSVSGIVGPNGGGKTTLLRALVRAVPLAGGRVTVDGEDVRTRSRRWIARRIAEVGQRQDPDESLTVADEVALGGLAEHGVLRAGGSSRDARIAAALDAVGLAHLAADRLATISGGELQRVALARALAQGAGHVLLDEPTNHLDIRHRLEVVGLMRRIAPTVVVVLHDLEAAAAACDHVVVIDRGRVAGAGSPRDVLRPELLDAVYGVRTTVIPDADGHPHLRFTLPAPGDQLDASIPLERTRP from the coding sequence GTGATCCGCGCCGAGGGCGTGCGCGTGGTCGCGGGCGGGCGCGTCCTGCTCGACGACGTGTCGTTCGAGGCACCGACCGGATCCGTGAGCGGCATCGTCGGCCCGAACGGCGGCGGGAAGACCACCCTGCTGCGGGCGCTCGTGCGCGCCGTCCCGCTCGCGGGCGGCCGCGTGACGGTCGACGGCGAGGACGTCCGCACGCGCTCGCGCCGCTGGATCGCCCGCCGGATCGCCGAGGTCGGCCAGCGCCAGGATCCCGACGAGTCGCTCACCGTGGCGGACGAGGTCGCGCTCGGCGGGCTCGCGGAGCACGGCGTGCTGCGGGCGGGCGGATCCTCGCGCGACGCCCGGATCGCCGCCGCCCTCGACGCCGTCGGCCTCGCGCACCTCGCCGCCGACCGGCTCGCGACCATCTCGGGCGGCGAGCTCCAACGGGTCGCCCTCGCCCGCGCGCTCGCCCAGGGCGCCGGCCACGTGCTGCTCGACGAGCCCACCAACCACCTCGACATCCGGCACCGGCTCGAGGTCGTGGGGCTGATGCGGCGCATCGCCCCGACCGTGGTGGTCGTGCTGCACGACCTCGAGGCGGCCGCGGCGGCCTGCGACCACGTCGTCGTGATCGACCGCGGGCGCGTGGCCGGCGCCGGATCCCCGCGCGACGTGCTCCGGCCCGAGCTGCTCGACGCGGTCTACGGCGTGCGCACCACCGTGATCCCGGACGCCGACGGCCACCCCCACCTCCGCTTCACCCTCCCCGCGCCGGGCGACCAGCTCGACGCGTCCATCCCCCTCGAGAGGACCCGACCATGA
- a CDS encoding ABC transporter permease produces the protein MFVAWRDLRFARGRFVLIGAVVALITLLVGFLAGLTGGLAAQDVSAVLGLPGDRLVLAQTDSGQPSFSQSSLDDATVAAWRGTAGVTAVTPIGIAQGRATGAGAAGGAGADAVAVALFGVPHGAPSSTVTALAPTADDEVGLSSEAARALHAAVGDRITIAGAAYDVASIGGDASYSHTPVVALTPNAWADADQRLGGDGDATVLAVSGSPDWAAAASASRTSASPALASLGALETFKSEIGSLALMIAMLFGVSALVVGAFFTVWTMQRAGDIAVLKALGASDASLIRDALGQALVVLVLGIGVGMAVVVGLGALAGGTIPFLLSPLTTLLPAAAMAVLGLAGAAVALRTVTHADPLTALGSNR, from the coding sequence GTGTTCGTCGCCTGGCGTGATCTCCGATTCGCCCGGGGCAGGTTCGTGCTCATCGGCGCGGTCGTCGCCCTCATCACCCTGCTCGTGGGGTTCCTCGCGGGCCTGACCGGCGGGCTCGCCGCGCAGGACGTGTCGGCCGTGCTCGGCCTCCCCGGGGACCGCCTCGTGCTCGCCCAGACGGACTCCGGGCAGCCGTCGTTCTCCCAGTCCTCGCTCGACGACGCCACCGTCGCCGCCTGGCGCGGCACCGCGGGGGTCACCGCGGTCACGCCGATCGGGATCGCGCAGGGTCGGGCGACCGGCGCGGGAGCGGCCGGCGGCGCGGGCGCGGATGCCGTCGCGGTCGCCCTGTTCGGCGTCCCGCACGGCGCGCCGTCCTCCACGGTCACCGCCCTGGCGCCCACCGCGGACGACGAGGTCGGGCTGTCGTCCGAGGCGGCGCGCGCCCTGCACGCGGCTGTCGGCGACCGGATCACGATCGCGGGCGCCGCCTACGACGTCGCCTCGATAGGCGGCGACGCCTCCTACAGCCACACCCCCGTCGTCGCGCTCACGCCGAACGCCTGGGCGGACGCCGACCAGCGGCTCGGCGGCGACGGCGACGCGACCGTGCTCGCCGTCTCCGGATCCCCGGACTGGGCCGCCGCCGCGAGCGCCAGCCGCACCTCCGCGTCGCCCGCCCTCGCGAGCCTCGGCGCCCTCGAGACCTTCAAGTCGGAGATCGGATCCCTCGCCCTCATGATCGCGATGCTGTTCGGCGTCTCCGCCCTCGTCGTCGGCGCCTTCTTCACCGTGTGGACCATGCAGCGGGCCGGCGACATCGCCGTGCTGAAGGCGCTCGGAGCGTCCGACGCGTCCCTGATCCGCGACGCGCTCGGCCAGGCGCTCGTCGTCCTGGTGCTCGGGATCGGCGTCGGCATGGCCGTCGTCGTCGGCCTCGGCGCGCTCGCCGGCGGCACCATCCCCTTCCTGCTGAGCCCGCTCACCACCCTCCTGCCGGCGGCCGCCATGGCCGTCCTCGGGCTCGCCGGCGCCGCCGTCGCGCTCCGCACCGTCACCCACGCCGACCCCCTCACCGCACTCGGGAGCAACCGATGA
- a CDS encoding sensor histidine kinase, which yields MAHSTLSPVFVGLRTGLHVLVAALLALVVVRVLVADSPRTAAALALAAAFAVLYLLGARVRMVRESRRAAVGAVWITALTAAWIALLVLVPDAAYLVFPLFFLYLHALPRAAGPIAVVVATLVAVVALGLHGGFTIGGVIGPLVGAGVALLIGLGYRALARESAEREALLAELIATRDLLAATEREQGVLTERARLAREIHDTVAQGLSSIQMLLHAAEAADGDRPGLDHIRLARATAADGLADTRRFIRELAPPSLDAGLAAALGRLSAQWHREGLRIDVAVPPLESRLPMDVQTALLRIAQGAVANVAQHADASVVEIGLAVTATHATLTVRDDGVGFDPARVGADAGASDSFGLRAMAQRVDQLGGSLDVDSAPGQGTTITAILGVEPS from the coding sequence ATGGCCCACAGCACCCTCTCCCCCGTGTTCGTGGGGCTCCGCACCGGACTGCACGTGCTCGTCGCCGCGCTGCTCGCGCTCGTGGTCGTGCGCGTGCTCGTCGCGGACTCGCCGCGCACGGCGGCCGCGCTCGCGCTGGCCGCCGCGTTCGCGGTGCTCTACCTGCTCGGCGCCCGCGTGCGCATGGTGCGCGAGTCGCGCCGGGCCGCGGTCGGGGCCGTGTGGATCACCGCGCTCACCGCCGCGTGGATCGCCCTCCTCGTGCTCGTGCCGGATGCGGCCTACCTCGTCTTCCCGCTCTTCTTCCTCTACCTGCACGCCCTGCCGCGCGCCGCGGGACCGATCGCTGTGGTCGTCGCGACCCTCGTCGCGGTGGTGGCGCTCGGGCTGCACGGCGGATTCACGATCGGCGGCGTGATCGGCCCGCTCGTCGGCGCGGGCGTGGCCCTGCTCATCGGCCTCGGCTACCGGGCGCTCGCGCGCGAGTCGGCGGAGCGGGAGGCGCTCCTCGCGGAGCTCATCGCCACGCGCGACCTCCTCGCCGCGACCGAGCGGGAGCAGGGGGTGCTGACGGAGCGCGCCCGGCTCGCCCGGGAGATCCACGACACCGTCGCGCAGGGCCTCAGCAGCATCCAGATGCTGCTGCACGCGGCGGAGGCGGCCGACGGCGACCGGCCGGGCCTCGACCACATCCGCCTGGCGCGGGCGACCGCGGCCGACGGGCTCGCCGACACGCGCCGCTTCATCCGGGAGCTCGCGCCGCCCTCGCTCGACGCGGGGCTCGCCGCGGCGCTCGGCCGGCTGAGCGCGCAGTGGCACCGGGAGGGACTCCGCATCGACGTCGCCGTGCCACCGCTCGAGTCGCGGCTGCCGATGGACGTGCAGACGGCCCTGCTGCGCATCGCGCAGGGCGCGGTGGCGAACGTCGCGCAGCACGCCGACGCGAGCGTCGTGGAGATCGGCCTCGCGGTCACGGCCACGCACGCGACGCTCACGGTGCGCGACGACGGCGTGGGCTTCGACCCGGCCCGGGTGGGCGCGGATGCCGGCGCCTCCGACTCGTTCGGCCTCCGCGCCATGGCGCAGCGCGTCGACCAGCTCGGCGGCAGCCTCGACGTCGACAGCGCGCCCGGCCAGGGCACCACCATCACCGCGATCCTGGGGGTCGAGCCGTCGTGA
- a CDS encoding class I SAM-dependent methyltransferase yields MTDTTTAPTAADAAVIADARSLAARWDAQQTGYIRHRAERFATIARVVRHVAAGSAAPRILDLAGGTGSLALEILAAIPGATAVVADKDPALLAIAADLALGEPRLHVAEVDLADAGWADHPLIAAGGFDAVVSSTALHWLQPAALVDVYRALPALVRPGGIVLNGDHLSYDAHQEGTLRRISLADDQEVQDAAFAAGGVDTWDAWWQAVADTPRYADALARRDEVWGEELHIAPPKVTLGFHLETLRSAGFPETGTLWRYLDDVVLYGVRGTD; encoded by the coding sequence ATGACCGACACCACCACCGCCCCGACGGCGGCCGACGCCGCCGTGATCGCGGACGCCCGCTCCCTCGCCGCCCGCTGGGACGCGCAGCAGACCGGCTACATCCGCCACCGCGCCGAGCGCTTCGCGACCATCGCGCGCGTCGTGCGGCACGTGGCCGCGGGCTCCGCCGCGCCGCGCATCCTCGACCTGGCCGGCGGCACCGGCTCGCTCGCCCTGGAGATCCTGGCCGCGATCCCGGGCGCCACCGCGGTCGTCGCCGACAAGGACCCGGCGCTGCTCGCCATCGCCGCCGACCTCGCGCTCGGCGAGCCGCGCCTGCACGTCGCCGAGGTGGACCTCGCGGACGCCGGCTGGGCGGATCACCCGCTCATCGCCGCGGGCGGCTTCGACGCCGTCGTCTCATCCACCGCCCTGCACTGGCTGCAGCCGGCCGCGCTCGTCGACGTGTACCGCGCGCTGCCCGCGCTCGTGCGCCCCGGCGGCATCGTGCTGAACGGCGACCACCTCTCCTACGACGCCCACCAGGAGGGCACGCTCCGACGCATCTCCCTCGCCGACGACCAGGAGGTGCAGGACGCGGCGTTCGCAGCCGGCGGCGTCGACACCTGGGACGCCTGGTGGCAGGCCGTCGCCGACACCCCGCGCTACGCCGACGCGCTCGCCCGCCGCGACGAGGTCTGGGGCGAGGAGCTCCACATCGCGCCCCCGAAGGTCACGCTCGGCTTCCACCTCGAGACGCTCCGCAGCGCGGGCTTCCCGGAGACGGGCACGCTCTGGCGCTACCTCGACGACGTGGTGCTGTACGGGGTGCGCGGGACCGACTGA
- a CDS encoding ABC transporter substrate-binding protein: MTRSPAPRRPLALRRPLALVAAATLLTGLAACAPAPSSAPGTADPTAGTSFPLTITNCGSPVTLAAPPQRIVLVNADEIPNLEALGAVDRVVAMTGSLQPDLYDPATYDTLAKADILSTETNATGGSVVSQESLIGMRPDLVIAPEKAVDRAALAASGIPLYTPSAYCTDPAPELRTTATFDRVWDEVRSLGAVLGASDRAEQAISDAQARIGAPAADAGTAAALYVSSGGSVLSPYGGPSMVTPVFAAAGLTNVYADSDQRVFDANVEDIVSRDPRTIVILYSSGSPDDAVAAFLGAPGVSGLSAVRDKRVVALRFPFTDPPSMLTTKGPAELTGLLATLP; encoded by the coding sequence ATGACCCGATCCCCCGCACCCCGCCGCCCGCTGGCCCTGCGCCGCCCGCTCGCCCTCGTCGCCGCCGCGACCCTCCTCACCGGGCTCGCCGCCTGCGCGCCCGCGCCCAGCAGCGCGCCGGGCACCGCGGATCCGACCGCCGGCACCTCCTTCCCGCTCACGATCACGAACTGCGGCTCGCCCGTGACCCTCGCGGCGCCGCCGCAGCGCATCGTGCTCGTGAACGCCGACGAGATCCCGAACCTCGAGGCGCTCGGCGCGGTGGACCGCGTCGTCGCGATGACCGGGTCCCTGCAGCCCGACCTCTACGACCCGGCGACCTACGACACGCTCGCGAAGGCCGACATCCTCTCGACCGAGACCAACGCGACGGGCGGATCCGTGGTGTCGCAGGAGAGCCTCATCGGCATGCGGCCCGACCTCGTCATCGCGCCCGAGAAGGCCGTCGACCGGGCAGCGCTGGCGGCCAGCGGCATCCCGCTCTACACGCCGAGCGCGTACTGCACGGATCCGGCGCCCGAGCTCCGCACGACGGCCACCTTCGACCGCGTCTGGGACGAGGTGCGCTCGCTCGGCGCGGTGCTCGGCGCGAGCGACCGCGCGGAGCAGGCCATCTCCGACGCGCAGGCGAGGATCGGCGCGCCCGCCGCGGACGCCGGCACCGCCGCCGCCCTCTACGTCTCGTCCGGCGGCAGCGTGCTCTCGCCCTACGGCGGCCCGAGCATGGTGACGCCCGTCTTCGCCGCGGCCGGTCTCACGAACGTCTACGCCGACTCCGACCAGCGCGTGTTCGACGCGAACGTGGAGGACATCGTGTCCCGGGATCCGCGCACCATCGTGATCCTCTACTCCAGCGGCTCGCCGGACGACGCGGTCGCCGCGTTCCTCGGCGCGCCCGGCGTCTCGGGGCTCTCGGCGGTGCGCGACAAGCGGGTCGTGGCGCTGCGGTTCCCGTTCACGGATCCGCCCAGCATGCTCACGACGAAGGGCCCGGCCGAGCTCACCGGGCTGCTCGCCACCCTGCCGTGA
- a CDS encoding ABC transporter ATP-binding protein, which yields MDLAVRPGTVYGLLGPNGAGKSTTIKMILGLLKPTAGGIDLFGEPWSRRSLGRLGASVDGPSLFDHLSAAQNLQVHAHLLGLDGGGVDTALDLVGLASTGRKAVRNFSLGMKSRLALGISLLGEPELVIADEPQNGLDPEGIADTRRLLRCIADSGRTVVLSSHVLAEVAAVADDVGVMVGGRLVHQGPLHEVAPDGDLERQYFRLTAAAGR from the coding sequence GTGGACCTGGCGGTCCGACCGGGGACCGTCTACGGGCTCCTCGGCCCGAACGGCGCGGGCAAGAGCACGACGATCAAGATGATCCTCGGGCTGCTGAAGCCCACCGCCGGCGGCATCGACCTCTTCGGCGAACCCTGGAGCCGACGGTCGCTGGGACGGCTCGGGGCGAGCGTGGACGGTCCGAGCCTCTTCGACCACCTCTCGGCCGCGCAGAATCTCCAGGTCCATGCCCACCTGTTGGGACTCGACGGGGGCGGAGTGGACACGGCGCTCGATCTGGTCGGGCTGGCCTCGACGGGACGGAAGGCGGTGCGGAACTTCTCCTTGGGGATGAAGAGCAGGCTCGCTCTCGGGATCTCGCTGTTGGGCGAGCCGGAGCTCGTCATCGCCGACGAGCCGCAGAACGGTCTCGACCCGGAGGGCATCGCTGACACGCGGCGGCTCCTCAGGTGCATCGCGGACTCCGGTCGGACGGTGGTCCTGTCCAGCCACGTCCTCGCCGAGGTCGCCGCTGTCGCAGACGACGTGGGTGTCATGGTCGGGGGTCGGCTCGTGCATCAGGGGCCGCTCCACGAGGTGGCCCCGGATGGCGACCTCGAGCGCCAGTACTTCCGGCTCACCGCCGCCGCGGGACGATGA